From the genome of Blautia pseudococcoides, one region includes:
- a CDS encoding aminotransferase class I/II-fold pyridoxal phosphate-dependent enzyme: MKTFDKSSKLDNVCYDVRGPVLDEANRMQESGIDVLKLNIGNPAPFGFNAPEEVILDMIYTLRDSQGYSDSHGIFAARKAIMQYCQIKKIKDVALEDIYTGNGVSELINMVTQGLIDDGDEILVPSPDYPLWTGCVTLAGGKAVHYICDEQSDWYPDIEDMRSKITDKTKAIVIINPNNPTGAVYPKEVLEEIAALAREHDLMIFSDEIYDRLTMDGVVHHSIAALAPDVFCVTMNGLSKSHMVAGFRCGWMVLSGPKERAKGYIEGLNMLSNMRLCSNVPAQSIVQTALGGFQSVQEYLQPGGRIYEQREYIYKAVNDIPGLSAVKPKAAFYIFPKIDTKRFHILDDEKFVLDFLKEKKVLLTHGKGFNWGEPDHFRIVYLPNLEQLKSAADKLADFLSDYQQKL, encoded by the coding sequence ATGAAAACTTTTGATAAATCTTCAAAATTAGACAACGTTTGCTATGATGTCCGGGGACCGGTGCTGGATGAGGCGAACCGGATGCAGGAAAGTGGCATTGATGTTTTAAAATTAAACATCGGCAATCCGGCACCTTTTGGTTTCAACGCCCCGGAGGAAGTGATCCTGGATATGATCTACACGCTCCGGGACTCTCAGGGATATTCAGATTCCCACGGGATATTTGCTGCCAGAAAAGCAATTATGCAGTATTGCCAGATCAAAAAAATAAAAGATGTAGCCCTGGAGGATATCTATACGGGTAACGGCGTCAGTGAACTCATCAATATGGTAACCCAGGGGCTTATTGATGACGGGGATGAGATCCTGGTACCTTCCCCGGACTATCCGCTGTGGACGGGCTGTGTGACACTGGCCGGAGGAAAGGCTGTGCATTATATCTGTGATGAGCAGTCAGACTGGTATCCGGATATAGAAGATATGCGCAGCAAGATCACGGATAAGACGAAAGCCATTGTGATCATCAATCCCAATAATCCCACGGGGGCTGTTTATCCGAAAGAGGTGCTGGAGGAGATCGCTGCCCTTGCCAGAGAGCATGATCTGATGATTTTCTCTGATGAGATCTATGACCGTTTGACCATGGACGGTGTGGTCCACCATTCCATCGCTGCCCTGGCTCCGGATGTGTTCTGTGTCACCATGAACGGCCTTTCCAAATCCCACATGGTGGCAGGCTTCCGCTGCGGCTGGATGGTTCTGAGCGGACCGAAGGAGAGGGCAAAAGGGTATATTGAAGGGCTGAACATGCTTTCCAATATGCGCCTCTGCTCCAATGTGCCGGCACAGTCCATTGTGCAGACAGCCCTGGGTGGATTTCAGAGTGTCCAGGAATACCTGCAGCCGGGGGGACGTATCTATGAACAGCGGGAATATATCTACAAAGCAGTCAATGATATTCCCGGACTGTCTGCTGTGAAGCCAAAAGCGGCTTTCTACATCTTTCCGAAGATAGATACAAAACGCTTTCATATTCTGGATGATGAGAAGTTTGTCCTGGACTTTTTGAAAGAGAAGAAGGTGCTCCTCACCCACGGCAAAGGATTTAACTGGGGAGAACCGGACCATTTCCGCATTGTTTATCTGCCCAATCTGGAACAGCTTAAAAGCGCGGCAGACAAGCTGGCCGATTTCCTGAGCGATTATCAGCAGAAGCTTTAG
- a CDS encoding MATE family efflux transporter has protein sequence MQWMKKLHEAHKEEHDFSQGNIPGNILRLSLPLMAGQFINVLYSIVDRMYIGRIPGADSSALTGVGVSFPIITVVMAFAFLIGTGGPPLCSIARGKQEDDKAETIMGNAFALVVIAGVLIIILGLAVKRPLLYALGASDATFPYANDYISIYLLGSVFVMISMGMNGFINCQGFAGIGMLTVLIGAVINIVLDPVFIFLFHMGVRGAAIATVISQAVSALWIVRFLTGRRTLLRLRAGCMKLKIAYVKDILALGLSGFIMQATNCMVQIVCNVTLQSFGGDVYVGVMTIINSVREVLSVPVNGFTQGAQPVIGYNYGAGKYERVKQGIKFMSVICIGYTTVVWILTMLVPGAFIAVFNGSGELMEAGVHAMRIYFFGFCFMSLQFSGQTVFTGLGKAKQAIFFSLLRKAVIVVPLTLILPHMAGLGVNGVFLAEPISNFIGGIACFVTMLCIMWPALSREKA, from the coding sequence ATGCAATGGATGAAAAAACTGCATGAGGCCCATAAGGAGGAGCATGATTTTTCCCAGGGAAATATCCCTGGGAATATTTTAAGGCTTTCGCTGCCGCTTATGGCAGGGCAGTTTATCAATGTGCTTTATAGTATTGTGGACAGAATGTACATAGGGCGTATTCCGGGAGCGGATTCCTCTGCGCTGACCGGTGTGGGGGTCTCATTTCCCATTATTACAGTGGTCATGGCGTTTGCTTTCCTGATCGGGACCGGGGGGCCTCCGCTCTGTTCTATCGCAAGGGGAAAACAGGAGGATGATAAGGCTGAGACGATCATGGGAAATGCCTTTGCTCTGGTGGTGATCGCCGGTGTTCTGATCATTATCCTGGGTCTTGCGGTGAAACGGCCTTTGTTGTATGCGCTGGGCGCAAGTGATGCCACATTTCCCTATGCAAATGATTATATCAGCATTTATCTGCTGGGCAGTGTGTTTGTCATGATCAGTATGGGGATGAATGGATTTATAAACTGCCAGGGATTTGCCGGAATCGGTATGCTGACGGTACTGATCGGGGCTGTTATCAATATTGTGCTGGACCCTGTATTTATTTTCCTGTTTCATATGGGAGTCCGGGGAGCGGCAATTGCCACAGTCATCTCCCAGGCGGTATCAGCCCTGTGGATCGTGCGGTTCCTGACAGGCAGGCGGACCCTTCTCAGACTCAGGGCAGGGTGTATGAAGCTGAAAATTGCATATGTGAAAGACATTCTGGCTCTTGGGCTTTCCGGGTTTATCATGCAGGCTACCAACTGTATGGTACAGATTGTCTGCAATGTTACGCTGCAGAGCTTTGGCGGGGATGTCTATGTGGGGGTCATGACCATCATCAACTCTGTGCGGGAAGTTCTGAGTGTCCCTGTCAATGGTTTTACGCAGGGGGCACAGCCGGTCATAGGCTATAATTACGGTGCGGGCAAATATGAACGGGTAAAACAGGGAATTAAATTTATGTCTGTCATCTGTATTGGATATACCACGGTGGTCTGGATCCTGACGATGCTGGTACCCGGCGCCTTTATCGCCGTTTTCAATGGAAGCGGGGAACTGATGGAGGCAGGCGTCCATGCCATGAGGATCTATTTCTTTGGATTCTGTTTTATGTCCCTGCAGTTTTCCGGGCAGACGGTTTTTACAGGCCTTGGAAAAGCCAAACAGGCAATTTTCTTTTCCCTGCTCAGGAAGGCTGTGATCGTGGTGCCGCTCACCCTTATCCTGCCCCACATGGCCGGTCTTGGAGTAAACGGCGTGTTTTTGGCAGAGCCGATCTCGAATTTTATCGGCGGCATCGCCTGTTTTGTTACTATGCTGTGTATTATGTGGCCTGCGCTTTCCAGGGAAAAAGCATGA
- a CDS encoding MarR family winged helix-turn-helix transcriptional regulator gives MICKNDDSLQSLFLKTTHMYFGRAYDALREMDVHPRQVPMLHLLGKKEGLSQREISQEMKIKPPTVAVSIKRMEKSGLIIRRTDEKDQRMSRIYLSPKGRELTENVQKMVEDSENAIFRGFSESEICLMKRFFKQMIENLEQTK, from the coding sequence ATGATATGCAAAAATGATGACAGCCTGCAAAGTCTGTTTTTAAAAACAACCCATATGTATTTTGGCAGGGCCTATGATGCGCTGCGGGAGATGGATGTGCATCCCAGGCAGGTGCCCATGCTTCATCTGCTGGGGAAAAAAGAGGGATTGAGTCAGCGGGAAATATCACAGGAGATGAAAATAAAACCTCCTACAGTAGCAGTCTCAATTAAAAGAATGGAGAAATCGGGTCTGATCATCCGCAGGACGGATGAGAAAGATCAGCGCATGAGCCGTATTTATCTGAGTCCCAAAGGACGCGAGCTAACCGAAAATGTCCAAAAAATGGTGGAAGACAGTGAAAATGCCATTTTCCGCGGCTTTTCTGAGAGCGAAATCTGTCTCATGAAACGATTTTTCAAACAGATGATCGAGAACCTGGAACAGACTAAATAA
- a CDS encoding ABC transporter ATP-binding protein, giving the protein MIKMFHYMKERWYYIVLIIALLFLQANCDLALPDYTSKIVNIGIQQKGIEDGVPEKIRKESMEKLFLFMEEKDVEAVKDAYTLKDDIYQLKEMHTDKREKLNSIFGMPMMAVEGLEEGGDQVEQIKEKMQLPKDADLFQVFSQMPKEQLLEMMDAMTSNMKDMPESIVTQAAVQYVQQEYEGQGIDVDQMQIRYILMSGLKMLGLAFVIMLAAITVTFLSAKVAAILGRNLRNGVYRKVISFSGEELNHFSTASLITRSTNDIQQVQQVFAMIFRIVLYAPILGIGGVLKVLQTDASMTWILGVAVVAILILVGLLFKIAMPKFTKLQYMIDELNLVSREILTGIPVIRAFSREKHEEARFEDANDRLTKTNLFVNRCMTFMMPAMMLIMNGITILIVYNGAHAVDNGTMQVGNMMAFMQYAMQIIMSFLMITMMSIMLPRASVAAKRINEVMNTEISILDGEAGALPDKGSKGEVRFEHVRFSYPGADEETLTDIDFSAHKGETVAFIGSTGSGKSTLVNLIPRFFDVSSGRILVDGVDIRDMKLTDLRDRIGYVPQKGVLFSGTIDSNIRYGKEDATDAEVQRAAEVAQAWDFIREKEEKMESEISQGGTNVSGGQKQRLSIARAIAKRPEIYIFDDSFSALDYKTDVVLRRALKKETKDATTLIVAQRISTILHADRILVLDEGRVVGQGTHKELLKSCEVYRQIAMSQLSEEELANE; this is encoded by the coding sequence ATGATAAAAATGTTTCATTACATGAAAGAGCGCTGGTACTATATTGTGCTGATCATTGCTCTTTTATTCCTGCAGGCCAATTGTGACCTGGCTCTGCCGGATTACACATCAAAAATCGTCAACATAGGAATCCAGCAGAAGGGGATCGAGGATGGAGTTCCGGAAAAGATCCGGAAAGAGTCCATGGAAAAACTGTTTCTGTTTATGGAAGAAAAAGATGTGGAGGCTGTAAAGGATGCCTACACATTAAAAGATGATATTTATCAATTAAAGGAAATGCATACAGACAAGAGAGAAAAGCTGAACAGCATTTTCGGCATGCCTATGATGGCTGTGGAGGGACTGGAAGAAGGCGGAGACCAGGTGGAGCAGATCAAAGAAAAGATGCAGCTTCCCAAGGACGCGGATCTGTTCCAGGTATTTTCACAGATGCCAAAAGAGCAGCTTCTGGAAATGATGGATGCCATGACCTCAAATATGAAAGATATGCCGGAATCCATTGTGACACAGGCGGCTGTGCAGTATGTGCAGCAGGAGTACGAAGGACAGGGGATTGATGTGGACCAGATGCAGATCCGCTATATTCTGATGTCCGGTCTTAAAATGCTGGGGCTGGCATTTGTCATCATGCTGGCAGCCATAACCGTTACATTTTTATCGGCAAAGGTAGCGGCGATTCTGGGACGGAATCTGAGAAACGGCGTGTACCGGAAGGTTATATCCTTTTCCGGTGAGGAGCTGAATCATTTTTCCACAGCGTCCCTGATCACCAGAAGTACCAATGATATCCAGCAGGTACAGCAGGTATTTGCCATGATTTTCAGGATTGTGCTCTATGCGCCTATTCTGGGTATCGGCGGTGTCTTAAAGGTTCTGCAGACTGACGCCTCCATGACCTGGATCCTGGGTGTGGCTGTTGTGGCAATACTGATCCTGGTGGGACTACTCTTTAAAATTGCAATGCCCAAGTTCACCAAACTGCAGTATATGATTGATGAATTGAATCTGGTATCCAGGGAGATACTGACCGGTATTCCGGTTATCCGGGCGTTCAGCCGCGAGAAACACGAGGAGGCGCGTTTTGAGGATGCCAATGACAGACTGACAAAGACCAACCTGTTTGTCAACCGCTGTATGACATTTATGATGCCGGCAATGATGCTGATCATGAATGGTATCACCATTTTGATCGTCTATAACGGAGCCCATGCAGTGGATAACGGAACCATGCAGGTTGGAAATATGATGGCATTTATGCAGTATGCCATGCAGATCATCATGTCATTTTTGATGATCACCATGATGTCCATTATGCTGCCAAGGGCAAGCGTTGCGGCAAAACGTATCAACGAAGTTATGAATACGGAGATTTCCATTCTGGACGGTGAGGCCGGCGCGCTGCCGGACAAAGGATCCAAAGGAGAAGTACGCTTTGAACATGTGAGATTTTCCTATCCGGGGGCTGATGAGGAGACACTTACAGATATTGATTTCTCAGCACATAAAGGTGAGACCGTGGCATTTATCGGAAGTACCGGAAGCGGAAAAAGTACCCTGGTGAACCTGATCCCTAGATTTTTTGATGTGTCATCAGGACGGATCCTGGTAGACGGAGTGGATATCCGGGATATGAAGCTCACTGATCTTAGAGACCGTATTGGTTATGTCCCGCAGAAGGGTGTGCTTTTCTCCGGAACCATTGATTCCAATATCCGTTACGGAAAAGAGGATGCAACGGACGCAGAGGTTCAGCGTGCAGCTGAAGTAGCCCAGGCTTGGGATTTCATCCGGGAGAAGGAAGAGAAGATGGAATCTGAAATATCCCAGGGAGGCACCAACGTATCCGGTGGTCAGAAACAGCGCCTCTCCATTGCCAGAGCCATTGCGAAACGCCCGGAGATCTATATCTTTGATGACAGTTTTTCTGCCCTTGACTACAAGACAGATGTGGTGCTCCGCCGTGCGCTGAAAAAAGAGACCAAGGATGCCACAACTCTGATAGTCGCACAGCGTATCAGCACAATTTTACATGCAGACCGTATTCTCGTTCTGGATGAAGGACGCGTGGTCGGTCAGGGAACCCATAAAGAGCTTTTGAAATCCTGTGAGGTATATCGTCAGATTGCCATGTCACAGCTGTCGGAGGAGGAATTGGCTAATGAGTAA
- a CDS encoding ABC transporter ATP-binding protein, whose product MSNIARRPRGPMGGHGKGMPGEKAKDFKGAMKRLVKYMERYKFRLMLMILFAVGGTVFNIVGPKILGKATTELFNGLVSKINGGSGINFDKIVQILLGCLCLYLVSALLSFIQGFIMTGISNDVTYSLRKDISQKINRIPMKYFESRTHGEILSRITNDVDTLQMGINQSVTQLITSCTTLIGVLVMMLSINVWMTLAALLILPISMAIISKVMKHSQKYFQAQQKYLGEVNGQVEEIYSGHNVVKAFNKEESVIGEFEKTNEKLYSSAWRSQFFSGMMMPIMQFVGNLGYVMVALLGGFMVIKSKIEVGDVQAFFQYIRNFTQPIQQIAQVTNMLQSSAAASERVFEFLDVEEEVQTVENPADVSHIDGNVEICHTSFGYDPDKIIIHDFSASVKAGQKVAIVGPTGAGKTTMIKLLMRFYDVNTGEILIDGHNIKDFNRSELRELFGMVLQDTWLFHGTIMENIRYGRLDATDEEVIAAAKAAHAHHFIMSQPGGYQMVLNEETNNISQGQKQLLTIARAILADNRILILDEATSSVDTRTEERIQKAMDNLMKGRTSFVIAHRLSTIRDADLILVMKDGDIIEQGTHEALLEAGGFYANLYNSQFERAEAM is encoded by the coding sequence ATGAGTAATATTGCGAGAAGACCGAGAGGGCCGATGGGTGGTCACGGAAAAGGAATGCCGGGGGAGAAGGCAAAAGATTTTAAGGGAGCCATGAAACGCCTGGTGAAATACATGGAACGGTATAAGTTCCGTTTGATGCTGATGATCCTGTTTGCTGTGGGAGGCACGGTATTTAATATTGTGGGACCTAAGATTTTAGGCAAGGCCACCACAGAGCTGTTTAACGGACTGGTATCCAAGATAAACGGCGGCAGTGGGATCAATTTTGACAAGATTGTTCAGATCCTTTTGGGATGCCTCTGCCTGTACCTGGTCAGCGCCCTGCTGTCCTTTATTCAGGGATTTATCATGACCGGGATATCCAATGATGTGACGTACAGCCTGAGAAAAGATATTTCCCAGAAGATCAACAGAATTCCCATGAAATATTTTGAGAGCAGAACCCACGGTGAGATCCTTTCACGTATCACCAATGATGTAGATACTCTGCAGATGGGAATCAACCAGAGTGTGACCCAGCTCATTACCTCCTGCACCACGTTGATCGGTGTGCTTGTGATGATGCTGAGTATCAATGTATGGATGACACTGGCGGCCCTGCTGATCCTGCCTATATCCATGGCGATCATCAGTAAAGTCATGAAACATTCCCAGAAGTATTTCCAGGCACAGCAGAAATATCTGGGTGAAGTAAACGGGCAGGTGGAGGAAATCTACAGCGGACACAACGTGGTAAAGGCCTTCAACAAGGAAGAGTCCGTGATCGGTGAATTTGAAAAGACAAACGAAAAGCTGTACAGCTCTGCATGGCGTTCCCAGTTTTTCTCCGGCATGATGATGCCCATCATGCAGTTTGTGGGAAATCTGGGATATGTGATGGTCGCCCTTCTGGGTGGATTTATGGTAATTAAGAGCAAGATTGAAGTGGGGGATGTGCAGGCGTTTTTCCAGTATATCAGAAACTTTACGCAGCCTATCCAGCAGATCGCCCAGGTGACAAATATGCTGCAGTCTTCAGCCGCTGCATCTGAGAGGGTGTTTGAATTTCTGGATGTTGAGGAGGAAGTGCAGACTGTGGAAAATCCCGCAGATGTAAGCCATATTGACGGCAATGTGGAAATCTGCCATACTTCTTTCGGCTATGATCCGGATAAGATCATTATCCACGATTTCTCTGCTTCCGTAAAAGCAGGGCAGAAAGTGGCAATTGTAGGACCGACGGGTGCCGGCAAGACTACCATGATCAAGCTGCTGATGCGGTTCTATGATGTGAATACGGGAGAAATCCTCATTGACGGTCATAATATTAAAGACTTTAACAGAAGTGAGCTGCGGGAATTGTTCGGTATGGTACTGCAGGATACCTGGCTGTTCCACGGGACCATTATGGAAAATATCCGCTATGGACGGCTGGATGCCACAGACGAAGAGGTGATCGCAGCGGCGAAAGCAGCACACGCACATCATTTCATTATGTCACAGCCGGGCGGTTACCAGATGGTGCTGAATGAGGAGACAAACAATATTTCCCAGGGACAAAAACAGCTTCTGACCATTGCCAGGGCGATTCTGGCGGATAACAGGATCCTGATCCTGGATGAGGCTACCTCCTCTGTGGATACCAGAACAGAAGAACGGATTCAGAAGGCCATGGATAACCTGATGAAGGGCAGGACCAGCTTTGTGATTGCCCATCGTCTTTCTACGATCCGGGATGCGGATTTGATTCTGGTCATGAAAGACGGAGATATCATTGAACAGGGTACCCATGAAGCCTTGCTTGAGGCAGGCGGGTTTTATGCGAATCTGTATAACAGCCAATTTGAGAGGGCAGAGGCAATGTAA
- the aroF gene encoding 3-deoxy-7-phosphoheptulonate synthase: MIIVLKKGADGRKVEELKKSLIERGLKLHLSEGLDTTLIGLIGDTTELQEDQFEALEVVESVKRIKEPYKKANRSMHPADTVIDVCGRKIGGGNFQVIAGPCSVETREQMIEVAEDVKRSGAGLLRGGAFKPRTSPYSFQGLGDEGLKLLLEAKKQTGLPIVTEIMRLGHLDLFEDVDVIQVGTRNMQNFELLKELGKLKKTILLKRGMANTLDELLMSAEYIMAGGNENVILCERGIRTFETSMRNTLDISAIPMLKKKTHLPVIIDPSHAAGIRFMVEPLTMAAIAAGADGVMIEVHNNPEKALCDGMQSLTPAMFDDIMQKVKKTTEFFGKVM; the protein is encoded by the coding sequence ATGATCATTGTATTGAAAAAAGGCGCGGATGGCAGAAAGGTGGAGGAACTGAAAAAGAGTCTGATCGAGAGAGGCCTGAAGCTTCATTTGTCCGAAGGACTGGATACCACGCTGATCGGCTTGATCGGAGATACCACAGAGCTGCAGGAAGACCAGTTTGAGGCTCTGGAAGTAGTGGAGTCTGTCAAGAGGATCAAGGAGCCGTACAAGAAGGCAAACAGAAGCATGCATCCTGCAGATACGGTGATTGACGTGTGCGGAAGGAAAATCGGAGGCGGGAATTTTCAGGTGATCGCAGGCCCCTGTTCTGTGGAGACAAGAGAACAGATGATTGAAGTGGCGGAGGATGTGAAAAGGTCCGGCGCAGGGCTTTTAAGAGGAGGGGCATTCAAGCCCAGAACATCCCCGTACTCTTTCCAGGGACTGGGAGATGAAGGGCTGAAGCTGCTGTTGGAGGCTAAGAAGCAGACTGGGCTTCCCATTGTCACTGAGATCATGCGTCTGGGACATTTGGATTTATTTGAGGATGTGGATGTCATTCAGGTAGGTACCAGAAATATGCAGAACTTTGAGCTGTTAAAGGAACTGGGAAAACTGAAAAAAACCATTCTTCTCAAACGCGGCATGGCTAACACTCTGGACGAACTGCTTATGAGTGCGGAATACATAATGGCAGGCGGCAATGAGAACGTGATTCTCTGTGAGCGGGGAATCCGTACCTTCGAGACTTCCATGCGAAACACACTGGATATCTCCGCAATTCCCATGCTGAAGAAAAAGACACATCTGCCTGTCATAATCGACCCAAGCCATGCGGCAGGGATCCGTTTCATGGTAGAGCCTCTTACTATGGCGGCCATCGCAGCGGGAGCTGACGGAGTGATGATCGAAGTGCACAATAATCCGGAAAAAGCACTGTGTGATGGAATGCAGTCTTTGACACCAGCCATGTTTGACGATATAATGCAGAAAGTGAAGAAGACAACAGAATTTTTTGGAAAGGTAATGTAA
- a CDS encoding DNA topoisomerase III — MKSLVIAEKPSVARDIARVLGCGKKLNGAMEGGRYIVTWALGHLVTLDDPEGYDKKYREWKMEHLPMIPKKMELVVIKQTAKQYNAVKTQLYRNDVGEIIIATDAGREGELVARWILEKANCRKPIKRLWISSVTDKAIRDGFAHLKDGRDYNNLYAAAVSRAEADWLVGINATRALTCKYNAQLSCGRVQTPTLAMIAKREEEIRNFRPVDFYGMTVLSGGIQFTWQDKKSGSCRSFQQEKMETLLKEVRAGFLTIESIDKTAKKTFSPGLYDLTELQRDANKKFGFSAKETLNIMQRLYENHKVLTYPRTDSRYIGSDVVGTLKERLNACAVGPYRKLAGSLSMKPIKAGKSFVDDKKVSDHHAIIPTEQFVQLDHMTNEERKIYDLVVRRFLSVLMPPFEYEQTTVKAQAAGEIFLAKGKIVKSPGWKEAYDSGWSDDDDEEEYGTNQEPTLKDQTLPTVKKGDTFPASKAELTTGKTKPPAHFNEATLLSAMENPIKFMESHDAKAAKTLGETGGLGTVATRADIIDKLFNTFLMEKRGKDIYITSKAKQLLELVPEDLRKPELTADWEMKLSKIADGRLKKEAFLSDIKDYTQDIIREIRTGDGTFRHDNLTNTKCPVCGKRMLSVNGKNSKLLVCQDRECGHRETISRTSNARCPKCHKRMELYVKGKEETFICPCGYKEKLSSFQARREKEGAGVSKKDVQKYLSKQKKEAAEPLNNAFADAFAKLKL; from the coding sequence ATGAAATCATTAGTTATAGCAGAAAAACCATCCGTTGCCCGGGATATAGCCAGGGTACTGGGATGCGGCAAAAAATTAAATGGCGCCATGGAGGGCGGCAGATATATTGTGACCTGGGCTTTGGGCCATCTGGTCACCTTAGATGACCCGGAAGGCTATGACAAAAAGTACAGAGAGTGGAAAATGGAGCACCTCCCTATGATCCCAAAGAAAATGGAGCTTGTGGTGATCAAACAGACGGCCAAACAGTACAATGCCGTCAAAACACAGCTCTACAGAAACGATGTGGGAGAGATCATCATTGCCACCGACGCCGGACGGGAGGGAGAACTGGTAGCCAGATGGATCCTGGAAAAAGCAAACTGCCGGAAACCCATCAAGCGTCTGTGGATATCCTCTGTCACTGACAAGGCGATCCGGGACGGATTTGCCCACTTAAAAGACGGAAGAGACTACAATAACCTTTATGCAGCCGCCGTCTCCCGCGCAGAGGCTGACTGGCTGGTAGGAATCAATGCCACAAGAGCTCTTACCTGTAAATACAATGCCCAGCTCTCCTGCGGCCGTGTCCAGACACCAACCCTTGCCATGATAGCAAAACGCGAAGAGGAGATCAGAAACTTCAGACCTGTTGATTTCTATGGTATGACGGTTCTCTCCGGAGGCATTCAGTTTACCTGGCAGGATAAAAAGAGCGGTTCCTGCCGTTCCTTCCAGCAGGAGAAGATGGAAACCCTGTTAAAAGAGGTAAGAGCAGGCTTCCTGACCATAGAATCCATTGACAAAACTGCAAAAAAGACCTTTTCACCGGGCCTTTACGATTTGACAGAACTCCAGAGAGATGCCAACAAAAAATTTGGTTTCTCCGCAAAAGAGACACTGAACATTATGCAGCGCCTTTACGAAAACCATAAAGTCCTCACATATCCCAGGACAGACTCCCGCTATATAGGAAGCGACGTGGTGGGAACCCTGAAAGAAAGACTGAATGCCTGTGCAGTAGGCCCCTACCGCAAACTGGCGGGCAGCCTCTCCATGAAGCCCATAAAAGCCGGCAAATCCTTTGTGGACGATAAAAAGGTAAGCGATCATCACGCTATCATCCCCACAGAACAATTTGTTCAGCTGGACCATATGACAAACGAAGAACGCAAAATATACGATCTGGTCGTACGCCGTTTCTTAAGCGTTCTCATGCCGCCTTTTGAATACGAGCAGACAACAGTAAAAGCCCAGGCAGCAGGAGAAATCTTCCTGGCAAAAGGAAAAATAGTAAAAAGTCCCGGCTGGAAAGAAGCCTACGACAGCGGCTGGTCCGACGACGATGATGAGGAAGAATACGGCACAAACCAGGAACCAACCTTAAAAGACCAGACCCTGCCAACCGTGAAAAAAGGTGACACCTTCCCTGCCTCCAAAGCAGAGCTGACCACAGGGAAAACAAAACCTCCGGCTCATTTTAACGAGGCAACCCTGCTTTCCGCCATGGAAAATCCCATAAAATTCATGGAGAGCCATGATGCAAAAGCAGCCAAAACACTGGGGGAGACTGGGGGGCTTGGCACAGTAGCCACCCGTGCAGACATCATAGACAAACTTTTCAACACCTTCCTGATGGAGAAACGCGGCAAAGACATCTACATCACCTCCAAAGCCAAGCAGCTTCTGGAGCTGGTACCGGAGGACCTGAGAAAACCGGAGCTGACCGCAGACTGGGAGATGAAACTCTCCAAGATCGCAGACGGAAGACTTAAAAAAGAAGCCTTCCTCTCAGACATCAAAGACTACACCCAGGACATCATCCGGGAGATCAGAACCGGAGACGGCACCTTCCGCCACGACAACCTGACCAACACAAAATGTCCTGTCTGCGGCAAACGCATGCTCTCCGTAAACGGCAAAAACAGCAAACTCCTGGTCTGCCAGGACCGTGAGTGCGGTCACCGGGAAACCATCTCCCGCACCAGCAACGCCCGCTGCCCCAAATGCCACAAACGCATGGAGCTTTATGTCAAAGGCAAGGAAGAGACCTTCATCTGCCCCTGCGGCTACAAAGAAAAACTCTCCTCCTTCCAGGCCCGCCGGGAAAAAGAGGGTGCCGGCGTCTCCAAAAAAGACGTCCAGAAATACCTATCCAAACAAAAAAAAGAAGCCGCCGAACCCCTAAACAATGCCTTCGCCGACGCCTTCGCAAAACTAAAACTATAA
- a CDS encoding ArsR/SmtB family transcription factor — protein MKMDETVDVCDCVHKHEHIQKKVIPDDNTLYGLADLFKVFGDPTRIRILYALSAGELCVCDIASVLNMTQSAISHQLRVLKQIKLVKFRREGKTVYYSLADAHVETILSQGLEHVQE, from the coding sequence ATGAAAATGGATGAAACGGTAGATGTGTGTGATTGTGTGCATAAACATGAACACATACAAAAAAAGGTAATACCGGATGATAATACGCTGTATGGGCTGGCGGATTTGTTTAAAGTTTTTGGAGATCCTACCAGAATTCGGATTTTGTATGCTTTGTCAGCCGGGGAATTGTGTGTGTGTGATATTGCGTCGGTGCTGAATATGACGCAGAGTGCGATCTCGCATCAGCTTAGGGTATTGAAGCAGATTAAGCTGGTGAAGTTTCGGCGGGAGGGGAAGACGGTTTATTATTCTTTGGCGGATGCGCATGTGGAGACTATACTTAGTCAGGGATTGGAGCATGTGCAGGAGTAG